DNA sequence from the Pungitius pungitius chromosome 3, fPunPun2.1, whole genome shotgun sequence genome:
AAGTGACAATCACAACATTCCTGGGGTCGTTTCAGCGGGCTCTCTCCGACTCGACGCCCTTTGGTGCCGAGGGATGCGGCGCTTGCGATGCGCGCGCATCACGTCAGAGCTGAAGAAATTGGTCAAGGTAGCAGGATTACGCAGCACAATACCGGATGTTGTCCAATTTTACCCTAAAAAAAATAACGCGACTCTAATACAacagttctttaaaaaaacataaatatgagATATTATTTTGTGGTGATTTAAAGTGATGCATCCATCATGATTTTCTAATGATTCATTGTTCTGAACAGTATACATTTGTAGACGCACTAGAatgttgtatgttttttgttgttttaaaatctTTCAAATGACAATGGAGCAactcaaacacatttaatacaATTAGTAAACTAGATAGTCTAATAATAGTCTAAAAAGGTGCACCCTAAACTTGAAATCAAGGTCTCAAGATCTGAAGGTTCATAAAGGGTAAGACAGACtagaaataaaaggaaattaTGTATAATTGTGTTGGACGGGTCACCAATAAAAAGTACTTCGTTATGAGAGCGACCTGAGGTTGGGACACATTAGTTTATGTAACGGTACACGTGAAACAACAAGCTTCACAGGCATGGCTCCAGCACGAAATAAACACAACCTTTATTCTGAATGCTGCGACAGGAAATGCCGACTTAACTCGGCTTCCTGCGAAACACACACCGTCTCCTGGCGAACATGGCGGCAACTTGACAACGGCAGCGAGATGAAGACGGCGAGggcttgaaaaagaaaagaggttcGTACCAGGCTGTAGGCCCCTGCGCCGACACAAAGGCAGACAGCTTCGCCATGTTGGAGGAGGATAGCGCCCTTGTCCCTGCACGACCGAGGCCGGGGAAAACGTAAAACGCGTCGGTGAGTGTTTCTAAAAACGGAGTCGCGGGCTACGCAGAGGAGCGGAGCGGCGCGGAGCTCGGGGCGGGCAGGGGAGGGACAGCGGCTTCACCGGTCAGCCATGGAGGATGCGGCCCGTGGTCGCCAGCGTCTAATTTCCCATCCGGCCCACGCTCATTTTAATGGGAATTACCGCTGAACGCGAAGGCAAGCCGGGACGACCCACCGCCTGACATTCCGAGGGGGAAGAAAACGCGAAGcggacccaccccccccccacgtcaatGACTGTTGCGGCAGAGGAGCCCCCACGGTGGAGTCGGCCGGTTCCCAAAATATGACCAGGGGTGCTGGGACGTGTTGGCAGCAAGAAGATGACGACGGCTTCCAAATCTGGCTAGAGCCCCCCCGCGACAACCAAAAGCCATTCACCGACTCCGAGAGGGTGCAGAGATGGCGACTGTCCTTGGCTTCCCTCTTGTTCCTCACCATCCTCCTCTCTGATCACCTGTGGTTCTGCGCCGAGGCCAAGCTGGCACGGACCCGGGTCAAGTTCGCgtcctcccacctcctctccccccaGACCCACTCAGCACACAGCAGCCTCAGAGGAACCCCAGATGCTATTTTTATAGGTAACTCTACCAAACATGTGTGGCGTCTCGAAACTTGCCACCGGGATAGTTTGTCTAAGAACTGCTTCACCTTCGCAGACGCCGACCACTTGTGCGGAGGCCTTTCCGACAAAGAGGGGACGCCGGCTGTAAATATGAGCGATTTGTACCTCTCCTTTTGTAACTCCTACTCTCTGCTGGATTTGTTCTACGGGTCGACGAGTCCGGACAATTTGAACTGCAGCCTCGACGTGCTCGGCGACGGCGACACGGCCAGGTGCAGCTTGTGCGTCCAGGCGTACCAGCGCTACGACCAGCACGCCCAGGAGAAGTACGAGGACTTCGAGCTCCTCACTCAGAAATACGAGCCGGGGGCTTATTCGGTGAGGACGTGCATGGAGCAGTGCAAGGTAGGCTGcagaaaagggaaaggggaagtgggggggaggggggtggatggATGTGGTGGTGGCCATCTGTTGATTTGGGCCCGGATAGATGCCAGttttggtcctcctcctcctcctgtcgccatggagacggaTGACAGATTCAAGGAGACTCCCGGCTTCGGGCCTCATGTTCATTCATCTCCTCATTGTGTTTAGGCCCCATGCTAATGTGCAGATGGAGGCcctgcttgtgttttttcttttcttcttctccaacatatctttttttaaaacatcaccCCGTCCTCTGCGCTCTGCGCCGGTTCTCTGACACCAAGGACCGTCCGGCGGTTCATGTTCCGCTCCGATTAGCCATCGTTAACCCGGATGGGATTGTTAGACCCGCACTGTTACACAAGCTTTCCTAGCCGTGGCGTTTATGACCCCTTAATGAGCAGGAAGGAAGTTGTTGGCCTATGCAAACaactctgtgtatgtgtgtgtgtgtgtgtgtgtgtgtcattgccaTGTGTGTTGTCGCAGTCCGCCAGGTGTTCATCATGGCTGCCCCCACTCCATATCGAGAGTGTTTCATTAAAGTCAAGAGGTGGTTTCCCAGCCTAATGTGGCAGAAGGCTTTCTTCAGCTGGACTTGTGtttgctgtgtgcgtgtgtgttgtattCATCAAACAATGATTCACTTTCTTTTATGTTCactgttggatttttttaatgcCAGCAAAGACgacagacttaaaaaaaaaaaaatgtttttagagTAGGTGAAGAGATTCCCAGCATAAATATTTTGGACCCCGCATTATAATTATTAATGTGAGTCCCAATGTGCAGGGGATGGGTTTAAAGCTTTGCTGTCTACATGTTTTGATTCTTTGTGTTCAGTGTAGAGCCCATCAACTATTCTCTGATTCTCTTTGTCACATGTCGCTCAACACGACACTGTTGGATCTTGGACTTTTCGGTTGTTAGAAGACGTCGCCCTGGGTTCTGGGGACTTTTTTGGTGACCATTAACGAATGAAAAAAGCACACAATCGCGAGCAGCGAGTTAACGATATTTCCCATGAACCATCATCGCTGGAAGCTCAAAACACTCCTTGAACCCAGGTCAATGACTTATGTTGAGTTGGTAAAGCCTGACCCGAGCTACTTTGGAGTTTAACCTCAAGGTTAGCCCGTTGCCGTCTATAGACCATCTGCAATCATGACCGCCGTTGAGAAATGGACAATCTGTGACGGCCTTCTCCAGCACGTTTATCAGCCACTAATGGGAGCCTGGGCGTGtgaccttcctcctcttcctcagccagCTCACCTTTCGACACTCGGAGGGAAGACAGTCATCTGGCCACGCCGACTAGTCGGTGTGTGAAAACACAcggcacacacagacatgtgctCCGGGTCACTGTCTCACTGCTGCGTTCGGTGCCTGGGAACCAGTGGAAGCACTTCAAGGGATGATAATTGACATGGggagctgtgtttttttgtttgtgcaggTCCGCAGGTGGCGCTTTGATTCCTCTTGCCCGAGGTGGGAAATCAAACAGCGGACACGGCCAGTGGGCCGGTCCTTGCGATGAGATTCTCTGTCCCCAGACTGTGTGGAAGCCCACCAGTTCACCCGAGTATATCTGCAGATCTATCGTAATATTTAATCGTGATGAACATGAACGGGCCaaaacaaaaccccaaaagcCTAGTTTAAGGCAAAGGacgttttctttcttgttaTTGATTAATCAGAGTGACCATGGGTCTCTTTAGGGGCCCCTTTTTAGAAGTTTAATCCAGaccatgttgttttgagggCTCTTTGTCCCGATCTCACGCTGACACCACAATATCGGCCCATTCTTCTGCACGCCATCGCCGATCTGTTTGACAACACCCTACcctgcttcttctctctctgcagccacagTGTTGTGAAACAATTTCAAACCAATCACTGATGAGCATGTGCACCTCCTTACTCACTTGAATGTCTAATCTTAGCCAGTGTTTTGTGAGAGTGGAAAGGAGGACAGCGTCCTCAGTGTCCTACTCTCTTCAGACGCTTGTGAAACTGCACACATCTGCATTGATCCGAGCTCCTTTTTGAGACCGGAGGGACGGGTGGCGGCAATACCGAGAGGTTGATCCTTATCGATTCGCGCAGAGCCCCTCTGCCATCTCTCGTCCTTCATCCGAGAGCGCGCCGCTCCTCCGGCCAATATAGGCCAGTGAAGACATCATGTCACTATCTGAGGCTGTTTGAttgggtcgtgtgtgtgtgtgtgtgtgtgtgtgtgtgtgtgtgtgtgtgtgtgtgtgtgtgtgtgtgtgtgtgtgtgtgtgtgtgtgtacagttgtAGACCAAGCTGCTCTCACCTCACCATCTGAACAGTGGACACTGGACACTTCTACCATTCAGCAGTAAAGGATGTGTAACAATAAAGGTATTGGATCTCAGTTGGTGGAGGGGTCTGGAACAAACTTAAGTTTTGTATCTCCCTTTCGGGCTCGAGCGACGCCACCGTGCTCACATTAGCATTTAGCCTTGAGCATCACAGTTCCTATACCCTCAAATgtcgcaaaaaaaagaaaacaatgtccATCAGAGAGTGAAAATCCATTGACATAACTTGAAGTACATCTTATCAAAAATGTAGTGCTAAAAAATCAATGTTAAGTGTTCACAGACGTATGTCATTGTTCCGATCTAAGCTACAATCAATCAGGCAGCGTAATAGCTGTCACATCAGAGGGATATGCTTTCATGTGGAGGACCAATATTCCCACTAGTCATGTTGGGTAGTAGCTGTATTCTTTGTATTCCAGTGTCTTGTGTACACAGCCAACCGGAGTGATTATAGCGGCTCTCTCGCTGGAGGGGGCTCACACGCGGGTAGCTTTTGATttgctaatccccctctacttGACAACAAGACATGGATACGCACACTCTCTCATCCCAAAATCTATCACATGCTAACAATTGTGCTTTATCTCCTGTGCAAGAAAATATGCTGTGATCACTCCTGCCTTtatttaattgcattttttgaAATGCTGCCTTTGTCAGCCtgcctttgtttcttttacttATATTAGCCTCGTGCGCACTGATGAGCGACAGATTGTCGCATTGGGGGAACATGGTAGTGCTTACATGTATGatttacacgtgtgtgtgtgtgtgtgtgaacgctgACCTTGGAGAAGGCTTCGAGATTTTTGGCCCACTCCGcaagacttttttatttttatgaatgggCAGCTCCCTGAGCGGCATGCCAATGAGCCgaggtgggggagagagagagggagagagagagagagagagagggagagagtgttagagggtgctgcagctgcagtGTATGGCAGCGCTTCCATGTTGTTTTAACTGAACGGTTAGGCCGATCAGATAACGGTGAACATTGGAGGGAGGGGATACTCTGCCAGGTGGGGGAGTGAAAGGGGGgcagggtgtgtgtggagggggggttaaAGTGGGTTGGCCAACGGATTGCCGTCGTTTAACCTCTgtatcatttccattatgggtGCCATGTGAAGCAATTTCTCTGACATACAGTGATGTTGTCATTCAAAGGTGGAAATTGTAATTAAGGCCACAATGTCACTTTTATGGAACTAATGGAGTTCCCATCAGCCACAgctgtattttgtgtttaaagCTCATCATGTTAGCGCTTTAAAGCCATACAATAACCACGGTAGACTTTGCATCTGGTGAACATCATTTTCATTGCTTgtatgctaacgttagcgtaCCTCCTATGTTTGAAACTATTCCATTCATATATTTAACGTATTATAAAAAACAGCTCAGTATTTAAGGACCGCTCCATCATTTTGGTCAAAATTGAATCTGCACTGTCTCAACGTTCCCATAGTGTAACTTTGTTCAACAAGTTAAAGTTAACCTAATAATCATCATAATGACATCATAGAAATTGGGCTCGACACTCATACAATCTCAGCCCCACAACTGCTACACATCAACTGAAATATAACCATCTGTGTAGTTTACCTTTATTGTGTTTATCATGCGGATGAAGCCcccaggaaataaaaaaaaagcacatgcaaataataaaatgacatCTTAATAAGTATAAATCTTTTCGGGAGATGAATCATTTTTAGTTGCTTTACTATTAGGCACAACCGAAACATTTAAAGATTTATTAGTTTTAAGCTGTTGCACGCAGGAcgcccccactcccctccccccttgtgAAACACCTGAGGGTCAGGCTAATTCCTTCATACATTCATGGGCATGATATCAATTAGTTTTAGTAGTGCTATTGTCTGCATGGGTATTTGAATGGATTATTGTTTGTAAAGGGACAGGTTTAAGCCTGAATGCATATCCTGGGCGCTGTGTGCCATATTCAACGAATGTCGAAAACGCAGGAGCCCGGGAAGGTTTTGTGACCTTGTTTGGGGAGGGAAAGCGTTGTCCACACCTGGTGGTATCAGATAAAGTGATGACTACGCAATTCAAATATCCTGTGGGGTGCCTCCCCAGATGATCACATCTAAATCCCTGCGCCACTTGGCACTAATGGGATTATCTGACTTCCCCTTACTCCCCTCGCGCTCCTCGTGTGCCCCCTTCAGTAAAAGCTTTTTTCAAACCAGGTCTGCATGAACACTGTGGAAAAGGTTAGAATCTCCTTTAAGCTTTGTGCGGCCCATTAGGATGATTGAGGAGGACGTTCCCGTGAAATGAATTGTCAGTCACTgaacatgcattttatttatgagAGCGCCGTGCGGCGTTTTGCCCATTGTGCAGTTCTTTCCATCAAAC
Encoded proteins:
- the nalf1a gene encoding NALCN channel auxiliary factor 1, yielding MTRGAGTCWQQEDDDGFQIWLEPPRDNQKPFTDSERVQRWRLSLASLLFLTILLSDHLWFCAEAKLARTRVKFASSHLLSPQTHSAHSSLRGTPDAIFIGNSTKHVWRLETCHRDSLSKNCFTFADADHLCGGLSDKEGTPAVNMSDLYLSFCNSYSLLDLFYGSTSPDNLNCSLDVLGDGDTARCSLCVQAYQRYDQHAQEKYEDFELLTQKYEPGAYSVRTCMEQCKTAYKPWLCAQYFPTTQLSCPRKVPCHQYCLEVQQSCPFILPDNDDLIHGGSPSFICTGILADHLSDSEAECCDVRWDPKMDSPSGGTLKRTASSCQPEGASVTSAATPRLCSGRLKICLLALVLLHTVIIISASHNATLVGVVAIFSPEESASNEE